The following proteins are encoded in a genomic region of Oceanisphaera profunda:
- a CDS encoding heavy-metal-associated domain-containing protein yields the protein MTEFTIPDMTCGHCVGAITDALTAVDENCEIDFDLLNHQITVHSNRTPQQLVNALTAAGYPPKISDN from the coding sequence ATGACAGAATTTACCATACCGGATATGACCTGCGGCCATTGCGTCGGTGCCATTACCGATGCCTTAACTGCCGTTGATGAGAATTGCGAAATCGATTTTGACTTACTCAACCATCAGATCACCGTGCACAGCAACCGCACCCCGCAACAGCTGGTAAATGCGCTAACTGCCGCCGGTTACCCGCCCAAGATTAGCGATAATTAA
- a CDS encoding sirohydrochlorin chelatase: protein MKGFILVAHGSRREAANQEIADFTASVTQSMAARFEIMGHAFWELAEPSLEQAIDSQVAAGATEIKLFPYFLAQGRHVVEDLPSVLHQKREQYPDLTLTLLPHLGAMPGFADWLAEQL from the coding sequence ATGAAAGGGTTTATTTTGGTGGCACATGGCAGTCGTCGTGAGGCGGCCAATCAAGAAATTGCTGATTTTACAGCCAGCGTGACGCAATCTATGGCGGCGCGTTTTGAAATCATGGGCCATGCCTTTTGGGAACTGGCCGAGCCTTCGCTTGAACAAGCCATAGACAGCCAAGTGGCGGCGGGTGCCACTGAGATTAAGCTGTTCCCGTACTTTTTGGCCCAAGGCCGACATGTAGTAGAAGACTTGCCCTCGGTACTGCATCAAAAGCGCGAGCAATACCCAGATCTTACGCTCACGCTGTTGCCGCACTTAGGTGCCATGCCAGGCTTTGCCGATTGGTTAGCCGAGCAGTTATAA
- the purD gene encoding phosphoribosylamine--glycine ligase — MKVLIIGGGGREHALAWKAAQSPNVSQVFVAPGNAGTALESNLTNVDIAATDIQGLLAFAKQEQIGLTIVGPEAPLVAGVVDAFDAESLAIFGPTAAAAQLEGSKAFSKDFLARQNIPSAEYQNFTEVEPAIAYLREKGAPIVVKADGLAAGKGVIVAMTLAEAENAVHDMLSGNAFGAAGSRVVIEEFLDGEEASFIVMVDGENVLAMATSQDHKRVGDGDTGPNTGGMGAYSPAPVVTQEIHDRVMRQVIMPTVRGMAAEGNVYKGFLYAGLMIDNAGQPKVIEFNCRFGDPETQPILMRLQSDLVELCLAGCNGKLDTVTAEFDPRAAVGVVLAAGGYPADGYRKFDAITNIPAETPISKTFHAGSSFQDATLVTSGGRVLCATALGNTVTEAQANAYAVAEQIKWQGMFYRHDIAYRAIERENQGA; from the coding sequence ATGAAAGTATTAATCATTGGTGGTGGTGGTCGTGAGCATGCTTTGGCGTGGAAAGCCGCACAATCGCCTAACGTCAGTCAGGTATTCGTGGCCCCAGGTAATGCGGGCACGGCTTTAGAGTCGAATCTGACGAATGTAGACATTGCTGCTACCGATATTCAAGGCTTGCTGGCGTTTGCCAAACAAGAACAGATTGGCCTGACCATTGTTGGTCCAGAAGCACCATTAGTCGCCGGTGTGGTTGATGCGTTTGACGCCGAAAGCTTAGCCATTTTTGGTCCCACTGCGGCCGCGGCCCAGTTAGAAGGCTCTAAAGCCTTCAGCAAAGACTTTTTAGCGCGCCAAAATATCCCGAGTGCTGAGTACCAGAACTTTACCGAAGTTGAGCCTGCTATCGCTTATTTACGCGAAAAAGGCGCACCTATCGTGGTAAAAGCTGACGGTTTAGCGGCCGGTAAAGGCGTGATTGTGGCCATGACCTTAGCAGAGGCAGAAAACGCCGTGCACGATATGTTATCTGGCAATGCCTTTGGCGCTGCAGGCAGCCGTGTGGTGATCGAAGAGTTTCTCGATGGCGAAGAAGCCTCCTTTATTGTGATGGTGGACGGTGAAAACGTGTTGGCCATGGCTACCAGCCAAGATCACAAGCGCGTCGGCGACGGCGATACTGGCCCCAATACTGGCGGCATGGGTGCCTATAGCCCCGCACCCGTAGTGACGCAGGAAATCCACGACCGCGTGATGCGCCAAGTGATCATGCCCACAGTGCGGGGCATGGCGGCTGAAGGTAACGTTTACAAAGGCTTCTTATACGCGGGCCTGATGATCGATAACGCCGGTCAGCCAAAGGTGATTGAGTTTAACTGTCGCTTTGGTGACCCAGAAACGCAGCCAATTCTGATGCGCTTGCAGTCTGATCTCGTGGAGCTGTGCTTAGCTGGTTGTAACGGTAAGCTAGATACGGTCACGGCCGAGTTTGACCCGCGCGCCGCCGTGGGTGTGGTATTGGCGGCGGGCGGTTATCCGGCGGATGGTTATCGTAAATTTGACGCTATTACTAATATCCCCGCAGAAACGCCGATCAGCAAAACCTTTCACGCCGGCAGCAGCTTTCAAGACGCCACCTTGGTTACCTCAGGTGGGCGCGTATTGTGCGCCACGGCCTTAGGTAATACGGTAACCGAAGCGCAAGCCAATGCCTATGCGGTGGCTGAACAGATTAAATGGCAAGGGATGTTTTATCGTCACGACATCGCCTATCGCGCCATAGAGCGAGAAAACCAAGGCGCTTAA
- the purH gene encoding bifunctional phosphoribosylaminoimidazolecarboxamide formyltransferase/IMP cyclohydrolase: METARPIRRALLSVSDKDGIINFAQGLHARGVELLSTGGTARLLAEQGIPVTEVSDYTGFPEMMDGRVKTLHPKVHGGILGRRGTDDAIMTEHGIAPIDMVVVNLYPFANTVAKADCSLEDAIENIDIGGPTMVRAAAKNHNDVAIVVNSSDYDRLLNEMDSGNNSLTQATRFGLAIAAFEHTAQYDGMIANYFGTMVPAYHAASEGSAFPRTINYQFTKKQDLRYGENSHQSAAFYVENQIDEASVATATQLQGKELSFNNIADTDAALECVKEFDTPACVIVKHANPCGVALGDNLLTAYERAYQTDPTSAFGGIIAFNRELDADTAKAIVDRQFVEVIIAPSVSDAAQDVVAEKKNVRLLVSGIWAEKTKTLDIKRVNGGILVQDRDQGNIGLDDLKVVSKRQPTDAELQDLLFCWKVAKYVKSNAIVYAKGAQTIGVGAGQMSRVYSAKVAGIKAEDEGLQVAGSVMASDAFFPFRDGIDAAAAAGISCVIQPGGSMRDDEVIQAADEHGMTMVFTGMRHFRH; the protein is encoded by the coding sequence ATGGAAACTGCTCGACCCATTCGCCGTGCTCTGCTGAGTGTGTCTGACAAAGACGGCATCATCAATTTCGCCCAAGGCTTACACGCCCGTGGCGTAGAACTGCTGTCTACCGGTGGCACCGCCCGTTTGTTAGCTGAACAAGGCATTCCCGTCACCGAAGTGTCTGATTATACCGGTTTTCCTGAAATGATGGATGGCCGCGTTAAAACGCTACACCCCAAGGTACACGGCGGTATTTTAGGCCGTCGCGGCACCGATGACGCCATTATGACCGAGCACGGCATTGCCCCCATCGACATGGTGGTGGTCAACCTTTACCCGTTCGCCAATACCGTAGCCAAAGCCGATTGCAGCCTCGAAGATGCCATCGAAAACATCGATATCGGCGGACCGACCATGGTACGTGCTGCCGCTAAAAACCACAACGATGTGGCCATAGTGGTAAATAGCAGCGATTACGACCGTTTGCTCAACGAAATGGACTCAGGCAACAACAGCTTGACCCAAGCTACCCGCTTTGGTTTAGCCATTGCCGCTTTTGAGCACACCGCCCAATACGACGGCATGATTGCCAACTACTTTGGCACCATGGTACCCGCCTATCATGCTGCGAGTGAAGGCTCTGCTTTCCCGCGTACCATCAACTATCAATTCACTAAAAAGCAAGACTTACGCTATGGCGAAAACAGCCATCAGAGCGCCGCTTTTTATGTGGAAAACCAGATAGATGAAGCTTCAGTGGCCACCGCCACTCAGCTGCAAGGCAAAGAGTTGTCGTTCAATAATATCGCCGACACCGATGCCGCGTTAGAGTGCGTAAAAGAGTTTGATACCCCGGCTTGTGTGATTGTGAAGCACGCCAACCCTTGCGGTGTGGCACTGGGCGATAATCTATTAACAGCCTACGAGCGTGCTTATCAAACCGATCCTACCTCTGCCTTTGGCGGCATTATCGCCTTTAACCGCGAATTAGATGCCGACACCGCTAAAGCCATTGTTGATCGTCAGTTTGTGGAAGTGATCATCGCACCTAGCGTGTCTGATGCCGCACAAGACGTTGTTGCCGAGAAGAAAAACGTGCGCTTATTAGTATCTGGAATTTGGGCCGAGAAGACCAAAACGCTGGACATTAAACGCGTGAACGGTGGCATCTTAGTGCAAGACCGCGACCAAGGTAACATTGGCTTAGACGACCTAAAAGTAGTCAGCAAGCGCCAGCCTACGGACGCCGAGTTGCAAGACTTGTTATTCTGCTGGAAAGTGGCCAAATACGTGAAGTCCAACGCCATTGTGTACGCCAAAGGCGCACAAACTATTGGCGTAGGCGCCGGCCAAATGAGCCGCGTGTACTCTGCTAAAGTAGCCGGCATTAAAGCCGAAGACGAAGGCTTGCAAGTAGCGGGTTCAGTGATGGCATCTGATGCCTTCTTCCCGTTCCGTGATGGCATAGACGCCGCTGCGGCCGCCGGTATCAGCTGTGTGATCCAGCCGGGTGGCTCTATGCGTGACGATGAAGTTATTCAGGCCGCCGATGAGCATGGCATGACCATGGTCTTCACCGGCATGCGTCACTTTCGCCATTGA
- a CDS encoding purine/pyrimidine permease: MRARLGWGLSVSQWFIFLLANALALPIILGQAFGLEGSEIAGLMQRTLMLVGLSSLVQITIGHRYPVADGPAGSWAIVFVVMAYIGRAQGYEGGEILRLLAGGVLVSGAIMLVLGIAKQTHRLLFLFTPLVTGSFMLLLVIQLSGVFVRGMVTDPQSGVMTLPVAAIGLLVFIGVLLCSFSRHALVRTYAVLVGIVLGWGAFAVFGLGASALPNTGSGIQLPSLFTFGSPKLDIGMLVVAVLFSLLLISNQVAAITAISTVVEGKQPTMENALNRSSLASGISHMMAGGLSTIAVVPLPITAGFVQLTGDQRRAPFMLACMLMVGVSLFPAAVGFLSLLPAPVANAALLAAFIKLVMLAFQLLTKYPLDQRAGTILGVTVLLGVGCMFLPPDLYRHWPGLAQYLLGNGLLTGTLIALVMEQAWRKSA, translated from the coding sequence ATGCGCGCACGTTTGGGCTGGGGATTAAGTGTCAGCCAGTGGTTTATCTTTTTATTGGCCAATGCGTTGGCACTGCCGATTATTTTAGGCCAAGCTTTTGGTCTTGAAGGCAGTGAAATTGCCGGCTTAATGCAGCGCACTTTGATGTTGGTGGGCTTGAGCTCTTTGGTGCAAATCACCATCGGCCATCGCTATCCGGTGGCGGATGGGCCGGCGGGTTCTTGGGCCATAGTATTTGTGGTGATGGCCTATATTGGCCGCGCGCAAGGCTATGAAGGTGGCGAGATATTACGCCTATTGGCGGGCGGGGTATTAGTGTCCGGCGCCATTATGTTGGTGTTGGGTATTGCTAAGCAAACCCACAGGTTATTATTTTTATTCACGCCCTTGGTAACGGGTAGCTTTATGTTGCTGCTGGTGATTCAGCTGTCCGGCGTCTTTGTGCGCGGCATGGTCACAGATCCGCAAAGTGGCGTGATGACCCTGCCGGTAGCGGCCATTGGCTTGTTGGTGTTTATTGGCGTGCTGTTATGCTCCTTTAGCCGCCATGCGCTGGTGCGTACCTATGCGGTATTGGTGGGGATAGTGCTGGGCTGGGGCGCCTTTGCGGTGTTTGGTTTAGGTGCTTCGGCGCTGCCCAATACGGGCAGTGGCATCCAATTACCGAGCTTATTCACCTTTGGTTCGCCCAAACTCGACATTGGCATGTTGGTGGTCGCGGTGCTGTTCTCCTTGCTATTAATCTCCAACCAAGTGGCGGCCATTACTGCTATCTCCACCGTGGTGGAGGGCAAGCAGCCGACCATGGAAAACGCGCTGAATCGTAGCAGCCTAGCATCTGGCATTAGCCACATGATGGCCGGTGGTTTGTCGACCATAGCGGTAGTGCCACTGCCGATCACGGCGGGCTTTGTTCAGCTCACCGGTGATCAAAGGCGTGCGCCTTTTATGCTGGCCTGTATGTTAATGGTGGGGGTGAGCTTATTCCCTGCGGCGGTGGGCTTTTTGTCTTTGCTGCCGGCACCTGTTGCTAATGCCGCCTTGCTGGCTGCTTTTATTAAACTGGTGATGCTGGCGTTTCAATTACTTACTAAATACCCGTTGGATCAACGAGCCGGCACTATTTTAGGCGTCACTGTGTTGTTAGGCGTAGGGTGTATGTTTTTACCGCCTGATTTGTATCGACACTGGCCAGGTTTGGCGCAATATCTATTAGGCAATGGTTTGCTAACCGGTACCTTGATCGCACTGGTGATGGAGCAAGCATGGCGTAAAAGCGCTTAA
- the hupA gene encoding nucleoid-associated protein HU-alpha, translating into MNKTQLVEAIAAKADLNKAQAKAALEEVLSGITQSLKEGDPVQLVGFGTFKVNHRAARAGRNPQTGAEIQIAAANVPAFVAGKALKDAIK; encoded by the coding sequence ATGAATAAGACTCAGCTTGTTGAAGCAATTGCCGCTAAGGCAGATTTAAATAAGGCACAGGCCAAGGCCGCGCTGGAAGAAGTACTAAGCGGTATAACCCAAAGCCTGAAAGAAGGCGACCCAGTACAACTGGTGGGTTTTGGTACCTTTAAAGTGAACCACCGCGCTGCACGCGCCGGTCGTAATCCACAGACAGGTGCTGAAATTCAGATTGCTGCTGCCAATGTCCCTGCTTTTGTAGCGGGCAAGGCACTGAAAGATGCCATCAAGTAA
- a CDS encoding COG4315 family predicted lipoprotein, with protein MRSKDMSYNKLFSKTLLGLGLTFAISLPLLAAPIQTADSAEGEILTNEAGMSLYVFEKDQAGVSNCNDQCADNWPPLMATAKDKAEGDYGIIKRADGVLQWSYKEQPLYLWKDDKAAGDVFGDGKFDVWHLAKP; from the coding sequence ATGCGTAGCAAAGACATGTCTTACAATAAATTGTTTAGCAAAACTTTACTGGGATTAGGGCTAACCTTCGCCATCAGCTTGCCGCTGCTGGCCGCCCCCATACAAACCGCTGATAGCGCCGAGGGCGAGATCCTCACCAATGAAGCGGGCATGAGTTTATATGTGTTTGAGAAAGACCAAGCCGGCGTGAGCAACTGTAACGACCAATGCGCCGACAATTGGCCACCGCTGATGGCTACCGCTAAGGATAAAGCCGAAGGGGATTACGGCATTATCAAGCGTGCCGATGGCGTTTTACAGTGGAGCTATAAAGAGCAGCCGCTGTATCTGTGGAAAGACGACAAAGCCGCCGGCGATGTGTTTGGCGATGGCAAGTTTGATGTTTGGCACTTGGCTAAGCCTTAG
- a CDS encoding NAD(P)-dependent oxidoreductase produces the protein MALGIFYLNQGVSVMKLAFIGLGVMGFPMAAHLQQAGHQVCVYNRSPEKAAAWAESNGGSHALTPAAAAKDADMVMVCVGNDDDVRSVVYGEEGVLAGMKAGALLVDHTTTSAILAEELAAAAAKLDLRFIDAPVSGGQLGAENGALTIMVGGTEADVAEASPVLAAYGKKVTRLGPVGSGQRCKMVNQIFVIGAVQGIAEGLMIAQKAGLDIPTLIDVLGGGAAQSWQLQNRAQTMSEDKFDFGFAAQWMHKDLGICLDEAEQQGLTLPLTEHVHKVYEQLLADGFGRCDSTVVIKDLVAKAK, from the coding sequence TTGGCGCTGGGAATTTTTTATCTTAATCAAGGAGTTAGCGTAATGAAATTGGCGTTTATTGGCTTGGGCGTGATGGGCTTTCCTATGGCGGCGCACTTACAACAAGCCGGCCATCAGGTGTGCGTGTATAACCGCAGTCCAGAAAAAGCAGCCGCTTGGGCCGAGAGTAACGGTGGCAGCCATGCCTTAACACCGGCCGCCGCGGCCAAAGACGCAGACATGGTGATGGTGTGCGTGGGCAACGACGACGACGTACGCTCGGTAGTATATGGCGAAGAAGGTGTGTTAGCGGGTATGAAAGCGGGCGCATTGTTGGTGGATCACACTACGACCTCTGCCATATTGGCAGAAGAGCTTGCTGCTGCGGCCGCAAAACTGGATCTGCGCTTTATTGATGCGCCAGTCTCCGGTGGTCAGTTGGGGGCCGAAAACGGTGCCTTAACCATTATGGTGGGCGGTACTGAGGCGGACGTAGCCGAAGCGTCACCGGTATTAGCTGCTTACGGTAAAAAAGTGACGCGTTTAGGGCCGGTGGGCTCAGGCCAGCGTTGTAAGATGGTCAATCAAATCTTCGTGATTGGTGCCGTACAAGGCATTGCCGAAGGCTTGATGATCGCACAAAAGGCCGGCTTAGATATTCCGACCCTAATTGATGTATTAGGTGGCGGCGCCGCCCAAAGCTGGCAGTTACAAAACCGTGCCCAAACCATGAGTGAAGATAAATTCGACTTTGGCTTTGCCGCTCAGTGGATGCACAAAGACTTAGGTATTTGTTTAGATGAGGCGGAACAACAAGGACTAACGTTGCCCCTGACCGAGCATGTGCATAAGGTGTATGAGCAATTGTTAGCCGACGGTTTTGGCCGTTGTGACTCTACCGTGGTTATTAAAGACTTAGTGGCCAAAGCGAAATAA